A single region of the Halopiger xanaduensis SH-6 genome encodes:
- a CDS encoding DUF92 domain-containing protein: protein MTAPVRRAGVFAALCTLALAVPLFGPQVAAAIAAVVLLGSAVVTDGPLFDLLAYPGDYEDGRLYGLITFVLAIVALGLISVRASLPTEVFVGTAVLVGYGNLGEQLARLRTDHDVARVTVFAAVATVAAVVGQVATAAIGGTALGPSLEAALPTMIFLAATGALLAALLRDMLLLYDDPVVMLSVGFLLWLLAELEPALGTVEIAAALAVTVGFGYLAYALETASVAGMLTGVLLCLLTIVLGGYGWFVVLVSFFAIGGLSTKFRYDRKEQLGVAEDNDGARGSGNVLGNAAVAIAAVLGYAASSATLLPGELEPSVFLFAFAGSVATAMSDTLSSEIGSVFETPRLITTLEPVEPGTDGGVTWQGELAGLAGAAVVAGISYLLFPEVGVAGAAIIVAAGFVGMTVDSLLGATLEGSFLGNQGVNFLATLSGALVCALLVLSFAVFG, encoded by the coding sequence GTGACAGCACCCGTCCGGCGAGCCGGCGTCTTCGCGGCCCTGTGTACGCTCGCGCTCGCCGTTCCGCTCTTCGGTCCGCAGGTCGCAGCGGCGATCGCTGCGGTCGTCCTCCTGGGGTCCGCCGTCGTCACCGACGGCCCGCTGTTCGATCTCCTCGCCTATCCGGGCGACTACGAGGACGGCCGCCTCTACGGTCTCATCACGTTCGTGCTGGCGATCGTCGCGCTCGGACTGATCAGCGTGCGGGCCTCGCTGCCGACCGAAGTCTTCGTCGGCACCGCCGTCCTCGTCGGCTACGGGAACCTCGGCGAGCAACTCGCTCGCCTGCGCACCGACCACGACGTGGCCCGCGTGACGGTCTTCGCAGCCGTCGCGACGGTCGCCGCGGTCGTCGGGCAGGTCGCGACGGCCGCCATCGGTGGGACGGCGCTGGGTCCGTCGCTCGAGGCGGCGCTGCCGACGATGATTTTCCTCGCGGCCACCGGCGCGTTGCTCGCAGCCCTGCTGCGGGACATGCTCCTGCTGTACGACGACCCCGTCGTCATGCTCTCGGTCGGCTTCCTGCTGTGGCTACTCGCGGAACTCGAGCCGGCGCTGGGAACGGTCGAGATCGCGGCCGCGCTGGCGGTGACCGTCGGGTTCGGCTACCTCGCGTACGCGCTCGAGACGGCCTCCGTCGCGGGGATGCTCACCGGCGTTCTCCTCTGCCTGCTAACGATCGTGCTGGGGGGGTACGGCTGGTTCGTCGTCCTCGTGTCCTTCTTCGCGATCGGGGGGCTGTCGACGAAGTTCCGCTACGATCGCAAGGAGCAACTCGGCGTCGCCGAAGATAACGACGGCGCGCGCGGCAGCGGGAACGTCCTCGGCAACGCCGCGGTCGCGATCGCCGCCGTCCTCGGCTACGCCGCCAGTTCGGCGACGCTGCTGCCCGGCGAACTCGAGCCCAGCGTGTTCCTGTTCGCCTTCGCCGGCTCGGTCGCGACCGCGATGAGCGACACCCTCTCGAGCGAGATCGGCAGCGTCTTCGAGACGCCGCGGCTGATCACGACGCTCGAGCCCGTCGAACCCGGCACGGACGGCGGCGTCACCTGGCAGGGCGAACTCGCCGGCCTCGCGGGTGCGGCCGTCGTCGCCGGCATCTCCTACCTGCTGTTCCCCGAAGTCGGGGTCGCCGGCGCGGCGATCATCGTCGCCGCCGGCTTCGTCGGCATGACCGTCGACAGCCTGCTCGGGGCGACCCTCGAGGGCTCGTTCCTCGGCAATCAGGGCGTGAACTTCCTCGCGACGCTGTCCGGCGCGCTCGTCTGCGCACTGTTGGTGCTCTCGTTCGCGGTGTTCGGCTGA
- a CDS encoding transcription initiation factor IIB, with protein MTQQIATATDGRQPQEVASDVSAEETESAERSIRATCPECSGRIVHDAEHGEHACAECGLVLDADELDYGPEWRAGDDEDADERRRVGAPLTERRHDKGLSTTIGWRNQDAYGNELSARKRSQLRRLRTWNERFTAKTAQERNLKHAFGELERMASALDLPEPCRETAAVLYRRAVDEELLPGRSIEAMATACLYAAARQHGTPRTWATFESVSRVEIGRVQRAYRYLSRELGLEIAPADPLQYLGQFASALSISDEAEHVAREILETAKEKGIHVGKSPAGLAASAIYAAARLTNERVTQKTIDEQTGVSEFTIRNRYQELLDAYGPHAEC; from the coding sequence ATGACTCAACAGATCGCCACTGCGACGGACGGTCGACAGCCGCAGGAAGTAGCGTCCGACGTCTCGGCCGAGGAGACCGAATCGGCCGAAAGGTCGATCCGAGCAACGTGTCCGGAGTGTAGCGGTCGGATCGTCCACGACGCCGAGCACGGCGAACACGCGTGTGCGGAGTGCGGGCTGGTTCTCGATGCGGACGAACTCGACTACGGGCCCGAGTGGCGGGCCGGCGACGACGAGGACGCCGACGAGCGACGGCGGGTCGGCGCGCCGCTGACCGAACGGCGCCACGACAAGGGACTCAGCACGACGATCGGCTGGCGTAATCAGGACGCGTACGGCAACGAACTCTCCGCGCGGAAGCGATCGCAGCTCCGGCGCCTCCGGACGTGGAACGAGCGGTTCACCGCGAAGACCGCCCAGGAGCGGAACCTGAAACACGCCTTCGGCGAACTCGAGCGCATGGCGTCGGCGCTGGACCTGCCGGAGCCGTGTCGCGAGACCGCCGCCGTGCTCTACCGTCGCGCCGTCGACGAGGAACTGCTGCCCGGGCGCTCGATCGAGGCGATGGCGACCGCCTGCCTCTACGCGGCGGCCCGCCAGCACGGGACGCCCCGAACGTGGGCCACCTTCGAGTCGGTCAGCCGCGTCGAGATCGGCCGCGTCCAGCGCGCCTATCGCTACCTCTCGCGGGAACTCGGCCTCGAGATCGCTCCCGCCGACCCCTTGCAGTACCTCGGGCAGTTTGCGTCGGCGCTGTCGATCAGCGACGAGGCCGAACACGTCGCCCGCGAGATCCTCGAGACGGCCAAGGAGAAGGGGATCCACGTCGGGAAGAGCCCGGCGGGGCTAGCGGCCTCGGCTATCTACGCGGCGGCGCGCCTGACGAACGAGCGGGTCACCCAGAAGACGATCGACGAGCAGACCGGCGTCAGCGAGTTCACGATCCGGAACCGGTACCAGGAGTTGCTCGACGCGTACGGTCCGCACGCCGAGTGCTAG
- the uppS gene encoding polyprenyl diphosphate synthase encodes MKRWLRQRVDAAYERLLTRELSGAPTHIAVIQDGNRRYARQNGDEPHEGHRAGAETTEQVLEWCQEIGVEELTLYTFSTENFDRPAEQKEALFDLLCEKLREFADADRVHENEVSIRAIGEIEMLPERVQDAVDYAERRTRDYDRFVLNIALAYGGRSRLLEAARGVARDVDAGELEPNEIDVETIERRLYDRPVRDVDLIIRPAGEERTSNFLPWHANGNEAAVFFCTPYWPEFSKADFLRGIRTYEHRKESWRRTRARRALALLGAVSEAELTEARSIVERFRDSLPTSERPTDDELAVGEDLEGNEPVAD; translated from the coding sequence ATGAAGCGGTGGCTCCGTCAGCGCGTCGACGCGGCCTACGAGCGACTGCTAACCAGAGAGCTATCCGGCGCGCCGACCCACATCGCGGTGATTCAGGACGGGAATCGACGATACGCTCGGCAAAACGGCGACGAGCCCCACGAGGGCCACCGTGCGGGCGCCGAGACGACCGAACAGGTCCTCGAGTGGTGCCAGGAGATCGGCGTCGAGGAACTGACGCTCTACACGTTCTCGACGGAGAACTTCGATCGACCGGCCGAACAAAAGGAGGCGCTGTTCGATCTCCTCTGCGAAAAGCTGCGGGAGTTCGCCGACGCCGACCGCGTCCACGAGAACGAGGTCAGCATCCGCGCGATCGGCGAAATCGAGATGCTTCCCGAACGAGTGCAAGACGCCGTCGACTACGCCGAACGGCGCACCCGCGACTACGATCGGTTCGTCCTCAACATCGCGCTCGCCTACGGCGGCCGGTCGCGACTGCTCGAGGCCGCCCGCGGCGTCGCCCGCGACGTCGACGCCGGCGAGCTCGAGCCGAACGAGATCGACGTCGAGACGATCGAACGGCGGCTGTATGACCGGCCGGTTCGCGACGTGGATCTGATCATTCGGCCCGCCGGCGAAGAGCGGACCTCGAACTTCCTGCCGTGGCACGCCAACGGCAACGAAGCGGCCGTCTTCTTCTGTACGCCCTACTGGCCGGAGTTCTCGAAGGCCGACTTCCTCCGCGGGATCCGGACCTACGAACACCGGAAGGAATCGTGGCGACGGACTCGAGCCCGGCGGGCGCTGGCCCTGCTCGGCGCGGTCAGCGAGGCGGAGCTCACCGAAGCCCGCTCGATCGTCGAACGGTTCCGCGACTCCCTGCCGACGAGCGAGCGGCCGACGGACGACGAACTCGCCGTCGGCGAGGACCTCGAGGGCAACGAGCCGGTCGCGGACTGA
- a CDS encoding precorrin-2 dehydrogenase/sirohydrochlorin ferrochelatase family protein, whose protein sequence is MIPLLHDFTDETVLVVGGGPVGARKARRFAREAAVVVVSPDFADREFGGAELIRAAPDPDEIGGWLERVDPALAVAATDDEAVNDALEAAARDRGILVNRADRAGERDAGSVVVPATVREDPVVVSISTGGTAPALSKYLRQELEETLAGAGDMAELCNELRSELKSRDVAPTRRREIVTDVVNSPDVWTALRSGDPNTRQVIEDVLGDELPPSGGERA, encoded by the coding sequence ATGATCCCACTCCTGCACGATTTCACCGACGAAACGGTCCTCGTCGTCGGCGGCGGCCCCGTCGGCGCGCGAAAGGCCCGCCGGTTCGCCCGCGAAGCCGCGGTCGTCGTGGTCAGCCCCGACTTCGCGGACCGGGAGTTCGGCGGGGCCGAACTGATCCGGGCCGCACCCGACCCCGACGAGATCGGCGGCTGGCTCGAGCGGGTCGATCCTGCACTCGCCGTCGCGGCGACCGACGACGAGGCCGTCAACGACGCCCTCGAGGCGGCGGCTCGCGACCGCGGCATCCTCGTCAATCGCGCGGATCGGGCCGGCGAGCGCGACGCGGGGAGCGTCGTCGTTCCCGCGACCGTCCGCGAAGATCCGGTCGTCGTCTCGATCTCGACCGGCGGGACGGCGCCGGCGCTGAGCAAGTACCTCCGGCAGGAACTCGAGGAGACGCTGGCCGGCGCCGGCGATATGGCAGAATTATGTAACGAACTGCGGTCGGAGCTCAAATCCCGGGACGTCGCGCCGACACGGCGCCGCGAGATCGTCACGGATGTCGTCAATTCTCCGGACGTTTGGACAGCTTTACGTAGTGGCGATCCTAATACTCGTCAAGTGATTGAGGACGTGCTCGGCGACGAACTACCACCGTCCGGAGGTGAGCGTGCGTGA
- the dnaG gene encoding DNA primase DnaG, giving the protein MEDTSKYLIHADVTADGVVERSDVVGAVFGQTEGLLGDELDLRDLRQSQKVGRIDVEIASTAGQSHGHLTIATSLDKVETATLAAALETITRIGPCRADLEVTEIEDVRAAKRKEVVDRAKELLHTAFDDSVMTSEEILAEVRQHVRVEDITEYEGLPAGPRVGESDAIIVVEGRADVLTLLKYGVKNAIAVEGTNVPDAVAELTRHRTVTAFLDGDRGGDLILEELSQVGDIDYVAFAPAGESVEELDHHQLFAALRNKVPYETVSGLNEPREAVAATDGSTTPAPAPGATDATDATDAIDATDATDETNGSDASADSNAGDALPRSPAIDGTRSASEYDSAGTDPTHSLESSAASDTRPAADSSTGADLEGEGETPKPAHDREPGAESAESAADAETEAGTAAESRTDDADATESEPTTVYEHATDVIRGDSDRVRFLGAAGEAIADADAGEAYDALANLETVPTTVVLDGILSQRLLDLAADRGVDRIVADALGQFTKRPTDVRIHAIEAVAEEPPNGN; this is encoded by the coding sequence ATGGAAGACACGTCGAAATACCTCATTCACGCGGACGTCACGGCTGACGGGGTCGTCGAGCGGAGCGACGTCGTCGGCGCCGTCTTCGGGCAGACCGAAGGCCTGCTCGGCGACGAACTCGATCTCCGCGATCTCCGCCAGTCGCAGAAAGTCGGTCGTATCGACGTCGAAATAGCCAGCACCGCCGGCCAGTCGCACGGCCACCTCACCATCGCGACCAGCCTCGACAAGGTCGAAACCGCGACGCTCGCCGCCGCCCTCGAGACGATCACCCGGATCGGCCCCTGCCGCGCCGACCTCGAGGTGACCGAGATCGAGGACGTCCGAGCCGCGAAGCGCAAGGAGGTCGTCGACCGCGCGAAGGAACTGCTGCACACGGCCTTCGACGACAGCGTGATGACCTCCGAGGAGATCCTCGCGGAGGTCCGCCAGCACGTCCGCGTCGAGGACATCACGGAGTACGAGGGCCTGCCCGCCGGTCCGCGGGTCGGCGAGAGCGACGCGATCATCGTCGTCGAGGGCCGCGCGGACGTTCTCACGCTCCTCAAGTACGGCGTCAAGAACGCCATCGCGGTCGAGGGGACGAACGTCCCGGACGCCGTCGCGGAGCTCACCCGCCACCGCACCGTCACCGCCTTCCTCGACGGCGACCGCGGCGGCGACCTCATCCTCGAGGAGCTCTCGCAGGTCGGCGACATCGACTACGTCGCCTTCGCCCCCGCGGGGGAGTCGGTCGAGGAACTCGACCACCACCAGCTGTTCGCCGCGCTGCGGAACAAGGTTCCCTACGAGACGGTTTCCGGGCTGAACGAGCCCCGCGAGGCCGTCGCCGCAACTGACGGGAGTACGACGCCCGCGCCGGCTCCCGGTGCGACCGACGCCACCGACGCGACTGACGCGATTGACGCGACCGACGCGACCGACGAAACGAACGGCAGCGATGCAAGCGCGGATTCGAATGCAGGCGACGCCCTCCCGCGCTCGCCCGCGATCGACGGAACGCGGTCGGCCAGCGAGTACGATTCGGCAGGAACCGACCCGACGCATTCGCTCGAGTCGAGCGCCGCGAGCGACACGCGACCGGCAGCGGACTCGAGCACCGGCGCCGATCTCGAGGGCGAGGGCGAGACGCCGAAGCCTGCCCACGACCGCGAACCGGGCGCCGAGAGCGCCGAGTCAGCGGCGGACGCCGAGACGGAAGCCGGGACTGCGGCCGAATCCCGTACGGACGACGCGGACGCGACCGAATCCGAACCGACGACCGTCTACGAACACGCCACCGACGTCATCCGGGGGGACTCCGATCGCGTTCGGTTCCTCGGTGCGGCCGGTGAAGCCATCGCCGACGCCGACGCCGGCGAGGCTTACGACGCCCTCGCGAACCTCGAGACGGTCCCGACGACGGTCGTTCTGGACGGCATTCTTTCGCAACGACTGCTCGATCTGGCGGCCGACCGCGGCGTCGATCGGATCGTCGCGGACGCGCTGGGCCAGTTCACGAAGCGACCGACCGACGTTCGGATCCACGCGATCGAGGCCGTGGCCGAAGAACCGCCGAACGGCAACTGA
- a CDS encoding 4a-hydroxytetrahydrobiopterin dehydratase: protein MGDLLSDDEIEAGLPDNWTREGDEIVRTYEFDEYLRGVNFAQMVGEIAESQFHHPEIVIRYEEVEVRLTSHEEGGITEDDLEMAELIESERNAE, encoded by the coding sequence ATGGGCGACTTACTGTCCGACGACGAGATCGAGGCCGGGCTTCCCGACAACTGGACGCGCGAGGGCGACGAGATCGTTCGCACCTACGAGTTCGACGAGTACCTCCGCGGCGTCAACTTCGCCCAGATGGTCGGCGAAATCGCCGAGTCGCAGTTCCACCACCCCGAGATCGTCATCCGCTACGAGGAGGTCGAGGTGCGGCTCACCTCCCACGAGGAGGGCGGCATCACCGAGGACGACCTCGAGATGGCGGAACTGATCGAGTCCGAGCGCAACGCGGAGTAA
- a CDS encoding DUF5778 family protein produces the protein MADAIDDDLYQRTKALLEPGDIELNAAVVHTDYDGQADVQMMQATIDIGDIVAEHSGYDPKDCYVYSGNDDPNFSSNQHQGLTLEDEEFVWECQQLLREGSFDVVIYYEASADHEAILEDVRELGYDVTGVEGSE, from the coding sequence ATGGCTGACGCGATCGACGACGACCTCTACCAGCGAACCAAGGCACTGCTCGAGCCCGGCGACATCGAACTGAACGCCGCCGTCGTCCACACCGACTACGACGGACAGGCGGACGTCCAGATGATGCAGGCGACGATCGACATCGGCGACATCGTCGCCGAACACTCGGGCTACGACCCGAAGGACTGCTACGTCTACTCGGGCAACGACGATCCGAATTTCTCCTCGAACCAGCACCAGGGGCTGACCTTAGAGGACGAGGAGTTCGTCTGGGAGTGCCAGCAGCTGCTGCGCGAGGGGAGCTTCGACGTCGTCATCTACTACGAGGCCAGCGCCGACCACGAGGCGATCCTCGAGGACGTCCGCGAACTCGGGTACGACGTGACGGGCGTCGAGGGCTCGGAGTAG
- the lwrS gene encoding LWR-salt protein: MDGNYVFAVQIRLEPARDGVSVESSSAETTVTVFREAPEPGAEGWLFFRNTLWRGEVADEGYACRLAEEWLDQPVESVSFRELQVDEQYFDALKAAIAADLEAFNADSVSEVLSKYLGSSVRVTDSS, encoded by the coding sequence ATGGACGGAAACTACGTCTTCGCCGTTCAGATCCGCCTCGAGCCCGCTCGCGACGGGGTTAGCGTCGAGTCCTCGAGCGCCGAGACGACCGTCACCGTCTTTCGCGAGGCGCCGGAGCCGGGCGCCGAAGGCTGGCTGTTCTTCCGGAACACGCTCTGGCGCGGCGAGGTTGCCGACGAGGGGTACGCGTGCCGACTCGCCGAGGAGTGGCTCGACCAGCCCGTCGAGTCGGTCTCGTTTCGCGAACTGCAGGTCGACGAGCAGTACTTCGACGCGCTGAAGGCCGCAATCGCGGCCGATCTCGAGGCGTTCAACGCCGATTCCGTCTCGGAGGTGCTTTCGAAGTATCTCGGCTCGAGCGTTCGGGTGACGGATTCGTCCTGA
- a CDS encoding HAD family hydrolase — translation MVSEYDFWLLDLDGTLVDVDWSYTRDVFDRVGDRLGREFSDREAEILWNGLTGSRNRQLREWGIDPEAFWEVFHDEEDPMVRAEQTYLHEDAEFVGDLEAPVGLVTHCQEFLAEPVLDNVGIRDWFDARLCCTEETGWKPDPEPVQQVMRDLGVANNGHRGVLAGDGDCDVGAAWNAGLDAIHVERLGHDRRGRCVLGDYRVQSFDELF, via the coding sequence ATGGTCTCCGAGTACGACTTCTGGTTGCTCGATCTCGACGGCACCCTGGTGGACGTCGACTGGTCGTACACCCGCGACGTGTTCGACCGGGTCGGCGACCGGCTGGGCCGGGAGTTCTCCGATCGGGAAGCCGAAATCCTCTGGAACGGCCTGACCGGCTCGCGGAACCGACAGCTCCGCGAGTGGGGGATCGACCCCGAGGCGTTCTGGGAGGTGTTCCACGACGAGGAGGACCCGATGGTCCGGGCCGAACAGACCTACCTCCACGAGGACGCGGAGTTCGTCGGCGATCTCGAGGCGCCGGTCGGGCTCGTCACGCACTGTCAGGAGTTCCTCGCGGAGCCGGTGCTCGACAACGTCGGCATCCGGGACTGGTTCGACGCGCGGCTGTGCTGTACGGAGGAAACCGGCTGGAAGCCCGATCCCGAACCCGTCCAGCAGGTTATGCGCGATCTCGGCGTCGCGAACAACGGCCACCGGGGCGTCCTGGCCGGCGACGGAGATTGTGACGTCGGCGCGGCCTGGAACGCCGGCCTCGACGCGATCCACGTCGAGCGCCTCGGCCACGACCGGCGCGGGCGGTGCGTCCTCGGAGACTACCGCGTGCAGTCGTTCGACGAACTGTTCTAA
- the hemA gene encoding glutamyl-tRNA reductase translates to MIPSGVVAAARVTHESGTVDQLAAASPDSQRSAVSQLLSIPDVEEAYVLSTCNRVEAYVVSPDAAVGRAALEEFFAPADDDAVVHTDHDESLRHLLRVAAGLESVVLGEDQIIGQVRAAYEDAREAGGIGSMLEPAVTKAIHVGERARTETEINEGVVSLGSAATKLAAAEIGLEGATALVVGAGEMGQLAARSLADAGVDDLVVANRTVSRADHLAAELDVDADLEAVPLEALETVAPEADVVVAATGSEEPVLEPHHLEAETDGGTATATDRVVVDLGQPRDVDPAADDLAAVAVYDLDDLESVTQETREQRADAARKVEAMIDREYELLCDQYKRARADEVIAAMYESAERMKERELETALSRLDDDLSAAQREVVESMADALVSQLLAPPTKSLRQAAAEDDWSTINTALQLFDPDFEGEGSTPPSLLANAERSDLRIGTADDD, encoded by the coding sequence GTGATTCCGTCCGGGGTCGTTGCGGCCGCGCGGGTGACCCACGAGAGCGGGACCGTCGACCAGCTCGCGGCGGCGAGTCCCGACAGTCAGCGAAGCGCCGTGTCGCAGCTACTCTCCATTCCCGACGTCGAGGAGGCGTACGTCCTCTCGACGTGTAACCGGGTCGAGGCCTACGTCGTCAGCCCCGACGCCGCGGTCGGCCGGGCCGCGCTCGAGGAGTTCTTCGCGCCGGCCGACGACGACGCCGTCGTCCACACCGACCACGACGAGAGCCTGCGCCACCTGCTGCGGGTCGCGGCCGGTCTCGAGTCGGTCGTCCTCGGCGAGGACCAGATCATCGGGCAGGTCCGCGCGGCCTACGAGGACGCCCGCGAGGCCGGCGGTATCGGCTCGATGCTCGAGCCGGCGGTCACGAAGGCGATCCACGTCGGCGAGCGCGCCCGGACGGAAACGGAGATCAACGAGGGCGTCGTCTCGCTCGGCTCCGCGGCGACGAAACTCGCCGCCGCGGAGATCGGCCTCGAGGGGGCGACCGCGCTGGTCGTCGGCGCCGGCGAAATGGGCCAACTGGCCGCCCGAAGCCTCGCGGACGCGGGCGTCGACGACCTCGTCGTCGCGAACCGGACCGTCTCCCGCGCCGACCACCTCGCCGCGGAACTCGACGTCGACGCCGATCTCGAGGCCGTCCCGCTGGAAGCCCTCGAGACGGTCGCGCCCGAGGCCGACGTCGTCGTCGCGGCGACCGGCAGCGAGGAGCCGGTGCTCGAGCCGCACCACCTCGAGGCCGAAACCGACGGCGGCACCGCAACTGCGACCGACCGCGTCGTCGTCGACCTCGGCCAACCCCGCGACGTCGATCCGGCCGCCGACGACCTCGCCGCCGTCGCCGTCTACGACTTAGACGACCTCGAGTCGGTCACCCAGGAGACCCGCGAGCAGCGCGCCGACGCCGCCCGCAAGGTCGAGGCGATGATCGACCGCGAGTACGAACTGCTGTGCGACCAGTACAAGCGCGCCCGCGCCGACGAGGTCATCGCCGCGATGTACGAGTCCGCCGAGCGGATGAAAGAGCGCGAACTCGAGACGGCCCTGTCGCGGCTCGACGACGACCTCTCGGCGGCCCAGCGCGAGGTCGTCGAGTCGATGGCCGACGCTCTGGTCAGCCAGCTGCTCGCGCCGCCGACCAAGAGCCTCCGACAGGCCGCCGCCGAGGACGACTGGAGCACGATCAACACCGCCTTACAGCTGTTCGACCCCGACTTCGAGGGCGAGGGCTCGACGCCCCCGTCGCTGCTCGCAAACGCCGAACGCTCCGATCTCCGGATCGGAACCGCCGACGACGACTGA
- a CDS encoding undecaprenyl diphosphate synthase family protein: MGLYERYLALRIRRHEAAPPEHVALVITERDLLEEGAYETLTDFFEWAFAYASRVTVYVSVLDADAIPTLRRELESIDGPAGREVAVRGPEVAVRGPEDRTPADAPIQIGIGLGGKHEFTSAVRTLAESVDNGDLEPAAIDDERVEEHLVFPSEPDLVIKTGAERLSDFMIWQSVYSELYFTDINWRDFRERDFLRAVREFCNRSRRFGR; this comes from the coding sequence GTGGGACTGTACGAACGGTACCTCGCCCTCCGAATCCGCCGCCACGAGGCCGCCCCGCCCGAGCACGTCGCGCTCGTTATCACCGAGCGCGACCTCCTCGAGGAGGGCGCCTACGAGACGCTCACCGACTTCTTCGAGTGGGCGTTCGCGTACGCCTCCCGGGTGACCGTCTACGTGAGCGTCCTCGACGCCGACGCCATCCCGACGCTGCGCCGGGAACTCGAGTCGATCGACGGGCCGGCCGGCCGCGAGGTCGCGGTTCGGGGCCCCGAGGTCGCGGTTCGGGGCCCCGAGGACCGGACGCCGGCGGACGCGCCGATCCAGATCGGGATCGGCCTCGGCGGGAAACACGAGTTCACGAGCGCCGTGCGGACGCTCGCAGAGAGCGTCGACAACGGGGACCTCGAGCCCGCGGCAATCGACGACGAGCGGGTCGAGGAGCATCTCGTCTTTCCGTCGGAACCCGACCTCGTGATCAAGACCGGCGCGGAGCGGCTCTCGGATTTCATGATCTGGCAGTCGGTCTACTCCGAACTCTACTTCACCGACATCAACTGGCGGGACTTCCGCGAGCGGGACTTCCTGCGGGCGGTGCGGGAGTTCTGTAACCGGTCGCGGCGGTTCGGTCGCTGA
- a CDS encoding helix-turn-helix domain-containing protein translates to MATIAELRLPASDTLLEAAFERAPDAAFELESAVSQTPPSIWVAGVGRSRAETAFDADPEVETYEPLVETSARHLFDVDFVAGAGPERLWDALLADGGSLLEARGTDGWWQARVRFPDRGTLCDAYDRLVDRGVNADLRRLTDVTDVAQHTKASSRLTPQQREALEAALEYGYFEIPRAISMAELADELGISHQALSERFRRAYETLVDEELQSNGEASLVDSS, encoded by the coding sequence ATGGCTACCATAGCCGAGCTTCGGCTGCCGGCCTCGGACACGCTCCTCGAGGCGGCGTTCGAGCGCGCGCCGGACGCGGCGTTCGAACTCGAGTCGGCCGTCTCGCAGACGCCGCCCAGTATCTGGGTCGCCGGCGTCGGGCGCTCGCGTGCCGAGACGGCGTTCGATGCCGACCCGGAAGTCGAGACGTACGAACCGCTCGTCGAGACGTCGGCCCGCCACCTGTTCGACGTGGACTTCGTCGCGGGAGCGGGGCCCGAACGACTGTGGGATGCGCTGCTCGCAGATGGGGGCTCGCTGCTCGAGGCGCGGGGCACCGACGGCTGGTGGCAGGCTCGCGTCCGATTCCCCGATCGAGGGACGCTCTGTGACGCCTACGATCGGCTCGTCGACCGCGGCGTCAACGCCGACCTCCGGCGGCTCACCGACGTCACGGACGTCGCACAGCACACGAAGGCAAGCAGCCGACTGACGCCCCAACAGCGCGAGGCCCTCGAGGCCGCGCTCGAGTACGGCTACTTCGAGATTCCGCGCGCCATCTCGATGGCCGAGTTGGCCGACGAACTGGGGATTTCACATCAGGCGCTCTCGGAGCGGTTCCGCCGCGCCTACGAGACGCTGGTCGACGAGGAGCTCCAGTCGAACGGGGAGGCGTCGCTGGTCGACAGTTCGTGA